A single genomic interval of Peribacillus sp. FSL H8-0477 harbors:
- a CDS encoding isoprenylcysteine carboxyl methyltransferase family protein, with protein MIFYLFIILLIAQRIGELVLARNNEERMKKEGGLEFGTSHYPWIVLLHLGFFVSLFAEYTLLDHTPSVYWEIWLSLFLLAQVGRVWVISSLGPYWNTKIIVMPSAEPVSRGPYKYVKHPNYIIVAVEIIVIALLFNAFLTAIIFSCLNAWMMSVRIPIEERALSNLTSYTGDYSKNNKK; from the coding sequence ATGATCTTTTATTTGTTTATCATTTTATTAATTGCCCAGCGTATTGGGGAACTCGTTTTAGCTCGAAACAATGAGGAACGGATGAAAAAGGAGGGAGGACTCGAATTCGGGACGTCTCATTATCCATGGATCGTGTTATTGCATCTTGGTTTTTTTGTTTCCTTGTTTGCAGAATACACCTTGCTTGATCATACACCATCCGTGTATTGGGAAATCTGGCTTTCTTTATTCTTACTTGCCCAAGTGGGGAGAGTATGGGTAATCAGCTCTCTAGGCCCCTATTGGAATACGAAGATCATCGTCATGCCCTCTGCAGAACCGGTCAGCAGAGGTCCATATAAGTATGTCAAGCATCCTAATTACATTATTGTCGCAGTTGAGATCATCGTCATCGCCTTATTGTTTAATGCATTCCTTACGGCTATTATTTTCAGCTGTTTAAATGCCTGGATGATGAGTGTTCGAATTCCAATAGAAGAGAGAGCATTGTCCAACTTAACCAGCTATACAGGGGATTATTCGAAAAATAATAAGAAATAA
- a CDS encoding chemotaxis protein CheX: MLTTKITTVLNSTIHAINTVIPVETEISEPSIIVEPLEHASIGVLIGVTGDVLGRLFIEMDRETVGRLGEFMFNMPLSDELLESFAAELGNMVAGNLSTHLSNKKIDMEITPPTVISGESLMYGFNKAFNLTFQLKDIGKLTMILMIEDEPS, encoded by the coding sequence GTGCTAACTACAAAGATCACTACAGTCTTAAATAGTACGATTCATGCCATTAATACTGTCATTCCGGTTGAAACCGAAATCAGCGAGCCTTCTATCATAGTTGAACCCCTCGAGCATGCTTCAATAGGTGTACTAATAGGTGTGACCGGTGACGTCCTGGGCCGGTTGTTTATTGAAATGGATAGAGAAACGGTTGGTCGTCTGGGGGAATTTATGTTTAATATGCCGCTGTCAGACGAACTCCTGGAATCATTTGCGGCCGAACTCGGGAATATGGTTGCTGGCAATCTTTCTACTCATTTATCCAATAAAAAGATTGATATGGAAATTACTCCGCCAACGGTAATCAGCGGTGAAAGTTTGATGTATGGCTTTAATAAAGCTTTTAACCTTACGTTTCAACTTAAGGACATTGGGAAATTGACCATGATCCTCATGATTGAAGATGAACCTAGTTAA
- a CDS encoding 5'-3' exonuclease: protein MPSFMLVDGMALLFRAFYATAVTGQFMINSKGLPTNAVQGFLKHMLTAVNHFSPSHVAVCWDMGSKTFRNELFPEYKANRSAAPVEMIPQFDLVKEVVEAFDIPNIGLTGFEADDCIGTIAKASQSHSHVSILTGDQDMLQLIEDRISVILLRKGFGNYEVHDHDSFFTWKGITPAQMVDLKALMGDTADNYPGVKGIGEKTALKLLIEYGTIEGILENLQNLTKTQRTKIEDAVEMLHLSRSLAAIKCDVPIACPLETSVFRYDKERVTKMAETHELKGLQRLLV, encoded by the coding sequence ATGCCTTCCTTCATGCTTGTTGATGGAATGGCCCTTTTATTTAGAGCATTTTATGCAACAGCCGTTACCGGCCAGTTCATGATTAATTCAAAAGGCCTGCCGACAAACGCGGTCCAAGGTTTTTTAAAGCATATGCTTACAGCAGTCAACCATTTCTCACCAAGCCACGTAGCGGTTTGTTGGGATATGGGAAGCAAAACGTTTCGTAACGAGCTTTTCCCAGAGTATAAAGCCAATCGTTCAGCTGCTCCAGTGGAAATGATTCCACAATTTGATTTAGTGAAAGAAGTAGTGGAGGCCTTTGATATTCCTAACATCGGCCTCACGGGGTTTGAAGCGGACGATTGCATTGGTACTATTGCTAAAGCTTCACAAAGCCATAGTCACGTATCTATTTTGACCGGGGATCAAGACATGCTTCAATTAATAGAAGATCGTATTTCGGTTATTTTACTGCGTAAGGGCTTTGGTAATTACGAAGTGCATGATCATGATAGCTTTTTCACTTGGAAAGGCATAACCCCTGCCCAAATGGTCGATTTAAAGGCTCTAATGGGAGATACAGCGGATAACTACCCTGGTGTCAAAGGCATAGGTGAAAAAACCGCACTAAAGCTGCTCATTGAATACGGGACGATTGAAGGGATTCTCGAAAATCTGCAAAATCTAACGAAAACACAGCGGACTAAAATAGAAGATGCTGTCGAAATGCTGCACCTATCTAGAAGTCTAGCGGCCATTAAATGCGATGTACCGATCGCCTGCCCTTTAGAGACATCTGTGTTTAGATATGATAAGGAACGTGTTACGAAAATGGCTGAAACTCATGAATTAAAAGGTCTTCAACGCTTGTTAGTCTAA
- a CDS encoding dynamin family protein, which yields MNTQTTKQREQLAGLMELYHQFLTSGDLVNAEKMKQLLVKLVKEERILAFCGHFSAGKSSMINYLLGDQVLPSSPIPTSANTVKLQKGDDYALVYYHEGEPNLFPAPYDYQTVKNFAKDGAAISSITISSSTFPLPPTCSIMDTPGIDSTDDAHRVSTESALHLADAVFYVMDYNHVQSEVNFLFTKDLMDEGKKVYLIVNMIDKHDEAEITFVDFKKSVENAFANWNVYPEKIYYTSVRDLENPNNQLDEVREFIFKSAENGEQNTNDSALLSAQRLINRHVLTVKDEFDEAFADDLEPLFELPSEERSVIESNVSSLMQEREKLGGTTTAIERSFTRSLEVILKNAYLMPAPTRELAKDFLEAHQPDFKIGLFFAKKKTESVKEERLKAFEADLQEKVKTQLEWHIKELAGKTLIEAKLHDAECERAAQSLSIQLSADFLLNTLKSDVNSSGEFVLNYTKDLAELLKKEAKRAADSFLDMMKQKLLQVNVTRLGALSEQLAEYTEFEHALKLIHQKDMEAHAVKQHLEEILYGNMASASNIELLLREWTEEETAITIHSDVSIKEDAKQKPKESVTAVRIAATEKVQVRGKGKLQETADHLRQVSSWVQPLTGFHTLYRELVEKAERLEKQTFTVALFGAFSAGKSSFANALIGESVLPVSPNPTTAAINKIQAADHNHDHGTANVTLKTADMLLEDVSIALDAFGQKAVSLDSAYETAARLLNETSIDKGKTHLSFLRAFVQGYPEHSGDLGTTITVDLTGFKAYAAEEAKSCFVDLIDLYYDCALTKQGMVLVDTPGADSINARHTGAAFEYIKNADAILFVTYYNHPFSKADREFLIQLGRVKDSFAMDKMFFVVNAVDLAQDAEELDEVIDYVQTQLGGFGIRFPKLFPVTSKGALVEKQGAQSFSHHFLQDSGMKHFENVFHAFIEQDLTNLAIVSAMAAIARTETLLQEVVTTSKQDEASKAAALRQLAKDYQQILQTAADIQDDAEQQKLRKEIDELIYYSKQRVFFRFADFFKESFNPAVIKEGEDLKAVLREALRNFLNAIGFDFGQEMRATSFRTEMTVHKLVREKQASFIEQAQRVKKTVTLQPYDPEKKETLEFQPAFHNLSDQEFRKELGLFKNPKAFFEKNEKVIMSQALQERLDPLALAYVNEQGNRLYEEYSVHLHNEIASLKEATMAETEDIFAGLKAGLEETVDADYFEDIIEKVQQIVQD from the coding sequence ATGAATACGCAAACAACAAAACAACGAGAACAACTTGCAGGACTTATGGAGTTATATCATCAGTTTCTTACTAGCGGCGATTTGGTTAATGCTGAGAAAATGAAACAGCTCCTAGTTAAACTAGTTAAGGAAGAACGAATTCTTGCTTTCTGCGGTCATTTTTCTGCAGGGAAATCAAGTATGATCAATTATTTACTGGGTGATCAAGTGCTGCCTTCAAGCCCAATACCAACCAGTGCCAATACAGTAAAGCTCCAAAAAGGTGATGATTATGCCTTAGTTTATTATCATGAAGGGGAACCTAACCTGTTTCCTGCACCTTATGATTATCAAACAGTTAAAAATTTTGCTAAAGATGGAGCAGCGATTTCGTCAATCACCATTAGTTCAAGCACCTTTCCGCTGCCGCCGACATGTTCCATTATGGATACACCAGGTATAGATTCAACAGATGATGCTCATCGTGTATCCACGGAGTCTGCGCTGCATTTAGCAGATGCTGTTTTTTATGTCATGGATTACAATCATGTTCAATCAGAAGTTAACTTTTTATTTACGAAGGATTTAATGGATGAAGGGAAAAAGGTCTACCTGATAGTCAATATGATTGATAAACATGATGAAGCAGAAATTACGTTTGTAGATTTTAAAAAATCAGTAGAGAACGCGTTTGCAAATTGGAATGTCTATCCAGAAAAAATATATTACACTTCTGTCCGTGATTTAGAGAATCCGAATAATCAACTAGATGAAGTACGTGAGTTCATCTTCAAGAGTGCTGAAAATGGGGAGCAAAACACAAACGACTCAGCGCTATTATCAGCTCAGCGTTTAATTAACCGTCATGTACTAACAGTCAAGGACGAATTTGATGAGGCTTTTGCAGACGATTTGGAGCCTTTATTTGAATTGCCTAGTGAAGAAAGATCGGTTATAGAGAGCAATGTAAGCAGCCTTATGCAGGAAAGAGAAAAGCTGGGTGGAACGACAACGGCCATTGAACGTTCTTTTACACGCAGTCTCGAAGTGATCTTGAAAAACGCATATCTCATGCCTGCACCGACACGAGAACTGGCGAAAGATTTTCTAGAAGCTCATCAGCCAGACTTTAAAATCGGGTTATTTTTTGCCAAGAAAAAAACGGAAAGTGTTAAAGAAGAACGATTGAAAGCGTTTGAAGCTGATTTACAGGAGAAAGTTAAAACTCAGTTGGAGTGGCATATCAAGGAGCTTGCTGGTAAAACATTAATTGAGGCGAAACTGCACGATGCGGAGTGTGAGAGAGCTGCACAATCGCTGTCTATCCAGCTATCTGCTGATTTCTTATTGAATACACTTAAGTCAGACGTAAACAGTAGTGGAGAGTTTGTCCTGAATTATACAAAAGACCTTGCTGAATTGTTGAAAAAAGAAGCTAAACGAGCAGCTGATTCCTTTTTAGATATGATGAAACAAAAGCTCTTACAAGTAAATGTAACTCGTCTCGGGGCACTATCAGAACAGCTTGCCGAGTACACTGAGTTTGAGCATGCCCTTAAATTGATACATCAGAAAGATATGGAAGCTCACGCAGTCAAACAACATCTCGAAGAAATTTTATACGGAAACATGGCTTCAGCATCTAATATTGAGCTATTGCTGCGTGAATGGACAGAGGAAGAAACAGCGATTACCATTCATTCGGATGTTTCTATAAAGGAAGACGCAAAACAAAAACCGAAAGAATCTGTCACTGCTGTAAGGATAGCAGCAACGGAGAAGGTTCAAGTAAGAGGAAAAGGTAAATTACAAGAAACTGCTGATCATCTTCGTCAGGTATCAAGCTGGGTGCAGCCTTTAACTGGATTTCACACCCTTTACCGTGAGTTAGTTGAGAAAGCGGAACGTCTTGAAAAGCAAACCTTTACGGTCGCTCTATTTGGCGCGTTTAGTGCCGGGAAATCCTCATTTGCTAATGCACTAATTGGTGAATCCGTTCTTCCTGTATCACCGAATCCGACTACGGCGGCAATTAATAAGATTCAAGCAGCTGACCATAATCATGATCATGGAACAGCAAATGTGACACTTAAAACAGCTGACATGCTGCTTGAGGATGTTTCAATTGCTCTGGATGCTTTTGGGCAAAAAGCTGTATCGCTGGATTCTGCTTACGAAACCGCTGCTCGTTTACTCAATGAAACAAGTATTGATAAAGGAAAGACGCATTTATCTTTCCTCAGAGCATTTGTTCAAGGCTATCCTGAGCACAGCGGAGATTTAGGTACAACAATAACCGTTGACTTAACAGGCTTTAAAGCTTACGCCGCAGAAGAAGCAAAGTCCTGTTTTGTTGATTTAATTGACTTGTATTACGACTGCGCCCTTACCAAGCAAGGGATGGTGCTAGTTGATACACCGGGGGCAGATTCAATCAATGCGCGTCATACGGGTGCTGCCTTTGAATACATCAAAAATGCGGATGCAATCCTTTTTGTGACGTATTATAATCATCCGTTTTCAAAGGCAGACCGGGAATTCCTCATACAACTCGGACGTGTTAAGGATTCCTTTGCCATGGATAAAATGTTTTTTGTAGTTAATGCAGTCGATTTGGCTCAGGATGCTGAAGAACTAGATGAAGTAATTGACTATGTACAAACTCAACTTGGTGGATTCGGAATTCGTTTTCCTAAATTATTTCCTGTTACAAGTAAAGGGGCTCTTGTAGAAAAACAAGGTGCACAATCTTTCTCCCATCATTTTTTACAGGATAGCGGGATGAAGCATTTTGAAAACGTATTTCATGCGTTTATTGAACAAGATTTAACGAATTTGGCTATCGTATCTGCAATGGCAGCAATCGCTAGAACCGAAACCCTGCTGCAAGAAGTAGTAACGACGTCTAAACAAGATGAAGCATCTAAGGCTGCGGCACTTCGCCAGTTAGCTAAGGATTATCAACAAATCCTTCAAACAGCTGCTGACATACAAGATGATGCAGAACAGCAAAAACTAAGGAAAGAAATAGATGAATTAATTTATTATAGTAAGCAACGCGTGTTCTTCCGATTTGCTGACTTTTTTAAAGAATCTTTTAACCCAGCGGTCATTAAAGAAGGAGAAGACCTTAAAGCTGTACTTCGTGAAGCGCTTCGGAATTTTTTAAACGCAATCGGTTTCGATTTTGGGCAAGAAATGAGAGCAACTTCCTTTAGAACGGAAATGACTGTTCATAAGTTGGTGAGAGAAAAACAAGCTTCCTTTATAGAACAGGCTCAACGTGTTAAAAAAACAGTAACCTTACAGCCATATGATCCTGAGAAAAAAGAAACACTTGAATTTCAACCAGCCTTTCATAATCTTTCCGATCAAGAGTTTAGAAAAGAACTAGGGTTGTTTAAAAATCCAAAAGCTTTCTTTGAAAAAAATGAAAAAGTTATCATGAGCCAGGCACTTCAGGAACGCTTAGATCCCTTAGCGCTTGCCTATGTAAATGAACAGGGGAATCGTCTATATGAAGAGTATTCCGTGCATCTTCACAATGAAATAGCGTCTCTTAAGGAGGCGACGATGGCAGAAACGGAGGATATATTCGCCGGACTGAAGGCGGGCTTGGAAGAAACCGTTGATGCTGACTATTTCGAGGACATAATCGAGAAGGTTCAACAGATCGTACAGGACTAA
- a CDS encoding DUF445 domain-containing protein produces MEKKEKSSKKIARYSLFIMIAGFLATLPFQDSIWAELIRGGFEAGLVGGLADWFAVTALFRHPLGIPIPHTALLPANRKRMTNALVTMLKTNWLSKESIQEKIKQIPFTEKLIHIIRRELAKEAVQKGIVELIKKMITNLPIEKAAPFLRKHLLSVISNIEIKHILHTASEQLLKERFDEKALNYVLNKADTWLRNKDTAHQLGSVSMNVLRKVEADGILQFALKSIQNLLTADKLGDILRNILLNVVTNLKPENDANRKALLLYIRNELQNIEDNAEFIEGIDKWRNKLLDTWNPDQMIHSSLQELQQSAVSMVEQDAFRDHLLSGLTSFLNKLAEKGPALDGWIKNQIGILVDNNHEQIGLLVQENLDKLDNDTLIYMMENSIGKDLQWIRVNGAVCGFFIGIVLTGFQAFLHLF; encoded by the coding sequence ATGGAAAAAAAAGAGAAATCCTCAAAAAAAATTGCGAGGTATTCACTATTTATTATGATCGCCGGCTTTCTTGCCACCCTTCCCTTTCAAGATTCCATTTGGGCAGAACTGATACGCGGGGGATTTGAAGCTGGGCTTGTTGGAGGGTTAGCGGATTGGTTTGCTGTAACTGCATTATTTCGTCATCCCCTGGGCATTCCCATCCCCCATACCGCTCTCCTGCCGGCTAATCGTAAGCGAATGACGAATGCATTAGTAACCATGTTAAAAACGAATTGGTTATCCAAGGAAAGTATTCAAGAGAAAATAAAACAAATTCCTTTCACAGAAAAACTAATTCACATCATAAGAAGAGAATTGGCTAAAGAGGCTGTTCAAAAGGGAATAGTTGAGCTGATCAAGAAAATGATTACCAATCTGCCGATTGAAAAAGCCGCACCCTTCTTAAGAAAACACCTTCTATCCGTGATTTCTAACATTGAAATCAAACACATCCTGCACACAGCAAGTGAACAGCTGCTTAAGGAAAGGTTTGATGAAAAAGCGTTGAATTATGTTTTAAATAAAGCGGATACGTGGTTACGCAATAAAGACACAGCACATCAGTTAGGCAGTGTTTCTATGAATGTTCTTCGAAAGGTGGAAGCAGACGGCATTCTTCAGTTTGCATTGAAGTCTATTCAAAATTTACTGACAGCCGATAAACTCGGAGATATTCTTAGGAATATCTTACTCAATGTAGTAACGAACTTGAAACCCGAAAATGATGCTAATAGAAAAGCGTTACTTCTATATATTCGGAATGAACTGCAGAACATCGAAGATAACGCGGAATTCATTGAAGGGATAGACAAGTGGAGAAACAAACTGCTTGATACGTGGAACCCTGATCAAATGATCCATTCAAGTCTACAAGAGTTACAACAAAGTGCTGTCTCAATGGTTGAACAGGATGCCTTTAGAGATCATCTTCTCTCCGGTCTTACTTCATTCTTAAACAAACTAGCTGAAAAAGGGCCTGCCCTAGATGGCTGGATTAAAAATCAAATTGGGATTCTTGTAGACAATAATCACGAACAAATTGGTTTACTTGTCCAAGAGAACTTAGATAAGTTAGACAATGACACGCTCATTTATATGATGGAAAACAGCATTGGAAAGGACTTACAATGGATCCGTGTAAACGGAGCTGTCTGCGGTTTCTTTATAGGCATTGTTCTAACAGGCTTTCAGGCTTTTTTGCACCTTTTCTAA
- a CDS encoding sulfurtransferase: MILNAHEVMEKLNEPNVRLVDCRFALGKPDMGKIEYDRDHISSAVFFDLERDLSGSVQVHGGRHPIPDISVLKKRLEDSGISRSTTVIAYDDGHSAGAARFIWILMYLGHSNVFLLNGGYSAWKESNYPITSDIPSFNRVDFLVEINENLAASYDEVVRLTQNDSKTVLIDSRENQRYIGREEPIDKKAGHIPGAINYYWEDSFSNGYFLPREEQKKRFRQLDPNQEVIVYCGSGITAAANFMALKEAGFKRVKLYTGSFSDWISYEDNPVITDV; the protein is encoded by the coding sequence ATGATTCTTAATGCACATGAAGTAATGGAAAAACTGAATGAACCGAATGTTAGACTTGTTGATTGCCGGTTTGCACTTGGTAAGCCTGACATGGGAAAAATCGAATATGATCGTGATCATATTTCTTCGGCTGTGTTCTTTGATTTGGAGCGTGATTTATCTGGAAGCGTTCAGGTTCACGGCGGGAGACATCCTATACCTGACATCAGCGTACTAAAAAAAAGATTAGAGGATTCAGGTATTAGTCGTTCGACCACTGTCATTGCTTATGATGATGGACACTCTGCAGGGGCTGCTCGTTTCATCTGGATCTTGATGTATCTGGGTCATTCTAACGTGTTTCTTCTAAACGGCGGTTATTCAGCTTGGAAAGAAAGCAATTATCCAATTACAAGTGACATTCCTTCATTCAACCGAGTTGATTTTCTTGTCGAGATTAATGAAAATCTAGCGGCAAGTTATGATGAGGTTGTTCGCCTCACGCAAAACGATTCCAAAACCGTTCTGATTGATTCAAGAGAAAATCAACGGTATATAGGACGTGAGGAACCCATTGATAAAAAAGCTGGACATATACCTGGTGCCATCAACTATTATTGGGAAGATTCCTTTAGCAATGGATACTTTCTACCAAGAGAAGAGCAGAAAAAGCGTTTTAGACAATTAGATCCCAATCAAGAAGTTATTGTGTATTGTGGATCGGGTATCACTGCAGCGGCTAACTTTATGGCTCTAAAGGAAGCAGGGTTTAAACGTGTGAAACTCTATACGGGCAGCTTTAGTGATTGGATTTCTTATGAAGATAATCCAGTCATTACTGATGTTTAA
- a CDS encoding type III polyketide synthase, with product MPYILSAAHIQLPYLLSQEKVMDFSREIFGTAFKDIERLLKAFKNGEVESRYFVNDLDWYKEDHSFEERNNSYIDKATQFGVEAIEKCLDNQTFLLESIPMDEIEAIYFISSTGMAAPTIDARILNVLPASVRTKRIPIWGLGCAGGAAGLARASEYCRAFPKAKVLVLSVELCSLTFQKNDASKSNLIGTSLFSDGVGCVLICGDEVERKAISRQKGQYRILDSQSTLMLNSLDVMGWDVKDGLYVVFSKDIPYIIKNWLKPTVEGFLLEQNLEMKEIRQFIAHPGGKKVIDAYQDSLGFTSEMTTISMDVLREYGNMSSATILYVLERFMEHGADPGEYALAAALGPGFSSELLLMRWEQ from the coding sequence TTGCCATATATTCTTTCTGCTGCACATATACAATTACCTTATTTACTTTCACAGGAAAAAGTTATGGATTTTTCTCGTGAAATATTTGGGACAGCATTTAAAGATATCGAAAGGCTCTTAAAAGCGTTTAAAAATGGGGAAGTGGAATCTCGTTATTTTGTGAATGATCTTGATTGGTATAAGGAAGACCATTCATTCGAAGAAAGAAATAATTCTTATATTGATAAAGCAACTCAATTTGGCGTGGAAGCGATTGAGAAATGCTTAGATAATCAAACCTTTTTACTAGAGTCGATTCCGATGGATGAAATCGAAGCGATTTATTTTATTTCTAGTACAGGTATGGCCGCGCCGACCATTGATGCAAGGATATTAAACGTACTGCCTGCTTCTGTTCGAACAAAACGAATTCCCATTTGGGGGCTCGGTTGTGCTGGAGGAGCAGCGGGGCTTGCTCGTGCTAGTGAATATTGCAGAGCATTTCCAAAAGCAAAGGTTCTGGTTCTCTCTGTGGAATTGTGTAGTCTGACCTTTCAAAAAAATGATGCTTCAAAGAGTAATTTAATCGGAACTTCACTATTTTCAGATGGAGTTGGATGTGTGTTGATTTGCGGCGACGAAGTGGAGCGCAAGGCCATTTCCCGGCAGAAAGGGCAGTACCGTATACTTGATTCCCAGTCCACCCTGATGTTGAATTCTCTAGATGTAATGGGCTGGGATGTAAAGGATGGACTGTATGTCGTATTTTCAAAGGATATACCGTATATTATTAAAAATTGGTTAAAGCCAACTGTAGAAGGATTTCTGCTGGAACAGAATCTGGAAATGAAGGAAATCCGGCAGTTTATTGCCCATCCTGGCGGTAAAAAAGTGATTGATGCGTATCAGGATTCACTCGGTTTTACGAGTGAGATGACGACTATTTCAATGGATGTACTTCGTGAATATGGCAATATGTCCTCAGCAACCATCCTATACGTACTTGAACGGTTTATGGAGCATGGAGCTGATCCAGGTGAATATGCTCTTGCCGCTGCACTTGGACCGGGTTTTAGCTCGGAACTTTTATTAATGAGGTGGGAACAATGA